Proteins found in one Alteromonas macleodii genomic segment:
- a CDS encoding helix-turn-helix transcriptional regulator, whose product MRHFIAEKDLQGALTQYSWSSYSSVNELKCDSSDCVWIMASDKSWRQLLIEAKQKVDNLVLLTYKYDRLEMQTALMLGARAYCHALGTQSLLSSVARVIEAGGMWLPNELLTVTTSNVAANLQTKRNLPVLRELTNREKDVLNGILEGLSNKEIAREHGITERTVKEYVGTLLHKFEAKDRISLLLRIGEFSHLKDAL is encoded by the coding sequence ATGAGACATTTTATTGCAGAAAAAGACTTACAAGGGGCGCTTACTCAATACTCTTGGTCTAGTTATAGTAGTGTCAATGAATTAAAGTGCGATAGTAGTGACTGCGTATGGATTATGGCAAGTGATAAAAGCTGGCGTCAGTTACTGATTGAGGCAAAACAGAAAGTCGATAACCTTGTTTTACTTACGTACAAATATGACCGCCTAGAGATGCAAACAGCATTAATGTTAGGTGCTAGAGCATATTGCCATGCGCTTGGGACACAATCTTTACTGTCTTCTGTAGCCCGAGTTATAGAAGCTGGCGGCATGTGGTTGCCCAACGAATTATTAACAGTGACTACATCAAATGTCGCTGCTAATTTACAGACGAAGCGGAATCTACCTGTGCTGCGAGAGCTAACCAACCGAGAAAAAGATGTATTAAACGGTATTTTGGAAGGGTTAAGCAACAAGGAGATAGCACGAGAACACGGTATTACCGAGCGTACCGTTAAAGAATATGTTGGTACGCTCCTTCACAAGTTTGAAGCGAAAGACAGGATAAGCTTATTGCTTCGTATAGGTGAGTTTAGTCATCTAAAAGATGCTCTATAA
- a CDS encoding transglutaminase-like cysteine peptidase — protein MTLSLFASHCLALVALLLAGQQLRDHYVIEFPKLEQEVKNNFGADKALHVSALETKLHDLENKAVKEQLIGVNAFFDEHIQYATDDIVFKQKDYWATPSELFGHSRGDCEDYAIAKYVALLHLGIDSSKLRLIYVKAKIGRSRVTQAHMVLGYYDSPSSDPLVLDSLVSNVLPGSQRTDLIPVFSFNDSGIWQPGKTAQVSSSTSRLSRWRDVIERMKQEGISRRS, from the coding sequence ATGACCCTTTCTCTGTTTGCGTCACACTGCTTAGCATTAGTAGCCTTGCTACTGGCTGGACAACAACTGAGGGATCACTATGTTATCGAGTTTCCAAAGCTCGAACAGGAAGTTAAAAATAATTTTGGCGCTGACAAAGCCTTACATGTCAGTGCGTTAGAAACTAAACTTCACGACCTTGAAAATAAGGCAGTTAAAGAGCAGCTTATCGGTGTAAACGCTTTCTTTGACGAGCATATCCAGTACGCAACCGACGATATCGTTTTCAAACAAAAAGACTATTGGGCCACGCCTTCTGAACTTTTTGGCCATTCTCGCGGAGATTGTGAGGATTATGCCATTGCAAAATACGTAGCTCTGCTACACTTAGGTATCGATAGTTCTAAACTTCGCCTAATTTATGTAAAAGCGAAAATTGGTAGAAGCCGAGTAACACAAGCACATATGGTACTAGGATACTATGATTCCCCTTCATCGGATCCTTTGGTGCTCGACAGCTTAGTGTCTAATGTGTTGCCAGGCTCTCAGCGGACGGATTTAATTCCTGTTTTCAGTTTTAATGATTCGGGTATTTGGCAGCCGGGTAAAACTGCACAAGTTTCTTCGTCCACCAGCAGGCTATCAAGGTGGCGTGATGTTATTGAGCGCATGAAACAGGAGGGGATTAGCAGAAGGTCTTAG
- the flgN gene encoding flagellar export chaperone FlgN, which translates to MTEQASQLTQALSRQVEQMTSLASLLEKELQLISSRDAESLMNLLDEKTALLGSIQSLDASIEDAIDNENAMSDDDEALMADAKKLLEDCKYRTQVNQKAVEQGQLRLTHLRNLMMEVRAKESLTYDKKGKPKGGTLGSGVSA; encoded by the coding sequence GTGACAGAACAAGCAAGCCAGTTAACACAAGCATTATCTCGTCAAGTGGAGCAAATGACTTCACTTGCGTCACTGCTTGAAAAAGAGCTGCAGCTCATTAGCTCGCGTGACGCTGAATCTTTGATGAATTTGTTAGACGAAAAAACAGCCCTTCTGGGTTCTATTCAATCGCTGGATGCAAGCATTGAAGATGCTATCGACAACGAAAATGCGATGTCGGATGACGATGAAGCATTAATGGCTGACGCCAAGAAGCTTCTGGAAGATTGCAAATATCGAACACAGGTTAATCAAAAAGCCGTAGAGCAAGGACAGCTACGCCTCACACATTTGCGGAATTTGATGATGGAAGTTCGAGCAAAAGAATCACTCACTTATGACAAGAAAGGTAAGCCGAAAGGCGGAACTTTAGGCTCTGGAGTGAGTGCTTAG
- a CDS encoding flagellar assembly protein T N-terminal domain-containing protein → MRQASKTTLMACLSRAMAAVCLLGLMAGQAHAVWYEATGQAVVMNGNKEAAKRAATQDALKQAMLFAGASVQSVAKLTNGLLKNEEMTIRSTGEVEQLELVSETYNGDVVTVSVRADIFPRGEVCSAQRDEKHFATTHFRIRNRAQLTQGNIPQFDKAFTQRLAKAMQEQTDNLSLTYVAPHTAKFDSRYTDKNVRTLSDQSNTQFVIIGVIDDLSVAQKEVSVFTPWRSDTSYRAFAMSVQVYDGINGGLLFSSSYDTNEEWAFDRFEDVDEFSSTFWQSRYGQAIDTLISQLIEDIKEATACQPVTGRVISIANNKISVSLGRDNGISEKDELYLYQAKEVVDNRGRRYLQYTLYPGTFIVDSAYGNSSVIVNATSGITANIQENDFVVKK, encoded by the coding sequence GTGCGACAAGCAAGCAAAACAACGCTAATGGCATGTTTAAGTAGAGCGATGGCCGCTGTTTGCCTACTTGGCCTAATGGCTGGGCAAGCCCATGCCGTTTGGTATGAAGCCACAGGACAGGCTGTGGTAATGAACGGTAACAAGGAAGCAGCAAAACGCGCAGCGACACAGGATGCGCTCAAACAAGCGATGTTATTTGCTGGGGCGTCAGTGCAAAGTGTAGCCAAGCTCACTAATGGGCTTCTGAAAAACGAAGAAATGACGATCCGTTCGACAGGCGAAGTCGAGCAATTAGAGCTCGTGAGTGAAACTTATAACGGTGATGTAGTCACAGTTAGTGTACGTGCAGACATTTTTCCTAGAGGAGAAGTATGTTCAGCGCAGCGGGACGAAAAACACTTTGCCACTACTCACTTTAGGATAAGAAACAGAGCACAGCTGACCCAAGGAAATATTCCGCAATTTGATAAGGCGTTTACACAGCGATTAGCTAAGGCAATGCAAGAACAGACAGATAATCTGAGCCTTACTTACGTTGCTCCCCATACTGCAAAGTTTGATAGCCGTTATACCGACAAAAACGTACGTACTCTATCAGATCAAAGTAACACGCAATTTGTCATTATCGGGGTTATTGATGATTTAAGTGTTGCGCAAAAAGAAGTATCTGTATTTACACCTTGGCGAAGCGACACTTCATATCGTGCGTTCGCAATGTCTGTACAAGTTTATGACGGGATAAACGGCGGTCTTCTGTTCAGTTCCTCTTACGATACTAATGAGGAATGGGCGTTCGATAGGTTTGAAGACGTTGACGAATTTTCGTCAACCTTCTGGCAATCACGCTACGGCCAAGCAATTGATACGTTAATAAGTCAATTGATAGAAGATATTAAAGAAGCAACAGCTTGCCAACCTGTTACGGGGCGAGTGATCAGCATTGCGAACAATAAAATTTCGGTATCTCTTGGACGAGATAATGGCATATCTGAAAAAGATGAACTATACCTTTATCAAGCCAAGGAGGTGGTCGATAATCGAGGTAGAAGATATCTTCAATATACGCTCTACCCCGGTACATTTATTGTTGATAGTGCATATGGCAATTCGTCTGTGATAGTCAACGCTACGTCGGGAATTACTGCGAATATTCAGGAAAACGATTTTGTAGTTAAGAAGTAA
- a CDS encoding LapD/MoxY N-terminal periplasmic domain-containing protein produces MSITRELWLAIAVVVLVAIAGSVTIHGITTKHYVEEQLYSKNLDNASMLALTLSGLDKDPVSLDLFIMSQFDIGHYASIVLQKSDGEIVSEYTHEVQLDENTPKWFSDNFSPIVKPGIAQVSEGWGQYGTVYVETDTSFAVASMWRATKRLIFGLSLVGIFSGFLGGWALRYIIRPLDSVVRQAESFQQMQFIQLKEPRTLELKRVVRAMNFLATNSRKIMDEENTRLDLMRYKTQFDDESGVANRDYFISILKGQLAFRDTEGVNCLFFVRFTEGEGFLRSPANIRKKRIRDFVEEINDCLSLHHHQFTDSRIARMQKNEFAILLTETHDAVAISEAVHGACLSAFSDVGDPKVFQSVVKLRPDDSFSALLMRADAMIDEAEMLDMDEPFIESTLKEFISLVEQKRWEKELQNTIDECGVETFNFPVLDIDRNLVHYQSWAGVTIDGELRKSGYYTHWARYLGLLPQVELTTITSLINYINNTKTNSKFAFLCSEQFMLNPEILAQLYYQIGTNEKAAKQLCLEVRESTATRFPDEFRDFCTTLKAKDCEVGLKRVGESFSQLLNVQEMGLDYVKIDSAFMADIDFNPANHAFIRGFCSLAHTFGIKVYADGVKRSDHQELFIELGIDGVVSHIEVIEHLLDD; encoded by the coding sequence ATGTCAATAACAAGAGAATTATGGCTCGCCATAGCAGTTGTTGTCCTTGTTGCAATTGCAGGTAGTGTCACAATTCATGGAATAACTACCAAACACTATGTAGAAGAGCAGCTTTATTCAAAAAACCTAGACAACGCGAGCATGCTTGCCCTAACACTTAGTGGACTGGATAAAGACCCTGTTTCATTAGATCTCTTCATAATGTCACAATTCGACATTGGTCACTACGCCTCTATTGTACTTCAAAAATCTGACGGTGAAATTGTTTCTGAATATACTCATGAAGTGCAGTTGGACGAAAATACCCCAAAGTGGTTTTCAGATAACTTTTCTCCTATTGTGAAACCCGGTATCGCCCAAGTAAGCGAGGGTTGGGGTCAATATGGTACGGTTTATGTCGAAACAGATACCAGCTTTGCCGTTGCATCAATGTGGCGCGCCACTAAACGACTTATTTTTGGTTTATCACTGGTCGGCATATTTTCAGGCTTTTTAGGGGGCTGGGCACTGCGCTATATTATAAGGCCTTTAGACAGTGTTGTGCGCCAGGCTGAATCATTTCAGCAAATGCAATTTATCCAGCTAAAAGAGCCTCGTACATTAGAACTTAAGCGCGTAGTGCGCGCTATGAACTTTCTTGCTACTAACTCTAGAAAGATCATGGATGAAGAAAACACACGCCTTGATCTTATGCGCTACAAAACGCAGTTTGATGACGAGTCTGGCGTTGCTAACAGAGATTACTTCATTTCAATCTTGAAAGGGCAGCTCGCTTTTAGAGACACCGAAGGCGTGAACTGCCTTTTCTTTGTGAGGTTCACCGAAGGCGAAGGCTTTTTACGCTCACCTGCGAATATCAGAAAAAAACGTATACGCGATTTTGTTGAGGAAATTAACGACTGCCTTTCACTACATCATCATCAGTTTACTGACAGCCGTATAGCTAGAATGCAAAAAAACGAGTTTGCTATTTTACTTACTGAAACCCATGATGCTGTTGCTATTTCAGAAGCAGTTCATGGCGCCTGTTTAAGCGCGTTTAGCGACGTAGGTGATCCGAAGGTGTTTCAGTCTGTTGTTAAACTTCGCCCAGACGATAGTTTCTCTGCTTTACTAATGCGCGCAGATGCGATGATTGATGAAGCAGAAATGTTAGATATGGATGAACCCTTTATCGAGTCAACCCTCAAAGAATTTATTAGCTTGGTAGAGCAAAAGCGTTGGGAAAAAGAGCTACAAAATACGATTGACGAATGTGGTGTAGAAACCTTTAACTTCCCGGTTTTAGATATTGACCGCAACTTGGTTCACTATCAGAGTTGGGCTGGAGTAACGATAGATGGCGAACTAAGGAAAAGTGGCTATTATACCCATTGGGCGCGCTATTTAGGGCTTTTACCCCAAGTAGAGCTAACAACGATTACTAGCCTCATCAACTATATTAATAACACTAAAACAAACTCAAAATTCGCGTTTCTCTGTTCTGAACAGTTCATGCTGAATCCAGAAATTCTTGCTCAACTTTATTATCAAATTGGAACTAATGAAAAAGCGGCTAAGCAATTGTGTCTTGAGGTGCGAGAATCTACCGCTACACGCTTCCCTGATGAATTTAGAGATTTTTGCACAACGTTAAAAGCCAAAGATTGCGAAGTAGGCTTGAAACGAGTTGGAGAATCCTTCTCGCAACTTTTAAACGTTCAGGAAATGGGATTAGATTATGTGAAAATCGATTCGGCGTTTATGGCAGATATCGATTTCAATCCTGCCAATCACGCCTTCATACGTGGGTTCTGCTCTCTTGCGCATACTTTTGGTATAAAAGTTTATGCAGACGGGGTTAAGCGCTCAGATCACCAAGAGCTATTTATTGAATTAGGGATAGATGGTGTGGTTTCACATATTGAAGTTATAGAGCATCTTTTAGATGACTAA
- a CDS encoding LPP20 family lipoprotein produces the protein MFGLAISLSGCGIIDKHVEWETVEPETYPVLKAIGYAPISSQKGESDSMKLIMAMKASKLDAYRELTEQVYGQKIEGNQSVSRLVVDSETLRASVEGVIRGAEVVKTYPVGEDTYVTELSLDMQQVYDIYLSTAKPRRVKDVKYY, from the coding sequence ATGTTTGGCCTAGCAATCTCTTTGAGTGGTTGTGGCATTATTGATAAACACGTCGAATGGGAAACCGTTGAGCCTGAAACTTACCCTGTTTTAAAGGCGATTGGTTACGCACCGATTTCATCGCAAAAAGGCGAGTCTGACAGTATGAAGCTAATAATGGCGATGAAAGCGTCAAAATTAGATGCATACCGCGAGTTGACCGAGCAGGTATACGGTCAAAAAATAGAAGGTAATCAGTCTGTATCACGCCTTGTAGTTGACAGTGAAACGTTACGCGCGTCTGTTGAGGGAGTAATTAGAGGCGCCGAGGTTGTTAAGACTTATCCCGTGGGTGAGGATACCTACGTTACGGAGCTTTCTTTAGATATGCAGCAAGTCTACGATATTTATTTGTCGACGGCTAAGCCGCGCCGAGTGAAAGATGTAAAGTATTACTAG
- a CDS encoding TolC family outer membrane protein has translation MKLINSVLTKVVIGATGAVLAHAAIAQSNGVGNSSVSLEDYVRKVVNENPEVQASWRQLQVAMSDVDIARGGFRPQVDVLASSAYTDRNYGLDREYMGHTAQITLTQMLYDGFLTSSEVKRFKQAQVVRFFELMGEIEQKSLDTALAYMDVQLFRELLKLAEENLITHVDVFKQIEESVEAGVGRRADLEQISGRLSLAESNVLTELSNLHDVTARFLRLVGEKPAQDLQSVSINSAFVDANVTDIQSLLTSAYGTNPQFNAAIYNIDAQRYAVDSAKSLYHPQVNLTASYGAQTRDQAALNNTITEASVGVNFSYNLYNGGSDSAAIRQALSQVDLAKDLRDKACIDMRQTVQIAYNDIINITEQLPALNAHRLSSDRVKSAYMDQFTIGERSLLDLLDSENEYYESSRAYLEAQYTLEKARVRLLAASGSLAQTLGITKEGVPDVLNKAEEKISYDPNYVCPVVRTNFEDELNILKRDSDGDGIVDLWDDCVDSTPGAMVDDFGCEAKEPELAPEPSAADFTVDNANIIESFNVNIEFASNSTEVLPEYENSLQEVIDALNSDANSGVIIHGHASLDGDAAYNQRLSERRAKAVASMLMTKANIEARRITAVGYGETRPLVDEESEAANARNRRIEAAIIQLPSTQ, from the coding sequence ATGAAGTTGATTAATTCAGTGCTTACCAAGGTTGTTATTGGAGCAACTGGCGCTGTGCTTGCTCATGCTGCTATTGCTCAAAGCAATGGTGTTGGTAACTCGTCAGTCAGTTTGGAAGACTATGTTCGCAAAGTAGTAAACGAAAATCCGGAAGTACAAGCCAGCTGGCGTCAACTTCAAGTGGCGATGTCAGATGTTGACATCGCGAGAGGCGGTTTTCGCCCACAGGTCGATGTATTGGCGTCGAGCGCATACACTGATAGAAATTACGGTTTGGACCGCGAATACATGGGCCATACTGCTCAAATCACCCTTACCCAAATGTTATACGACGGTTTTTTAACAAGCAGTGAGGTAAAGCGGTTTAAACAAGCGCAAGTTGTACGGTTTTTTGAACTAATGGGCGAAATTGAGCAAAAGTCGTTAGATACCGCCCTTGCTTATATGGATGTTCAGTTGTTTCGAGAGCTTTTGAAGCTCGCAGAAGAAAACCTGATCACTCACGTCGATGTGTTCAAACAAATTGAAGAAAGCGTTGAAGCCGGGGTAGGTCGTAGAGCTGACTTAGAGCAAATCAGCGGCCGTCTATCACTTGCCGAATCTAATGTACTCACTGAGTTATCGAATTTACATGATGTTACCGCACGCTTTTTGCGGTTGGTAGGTGAAAAGCCTGCTCAAGACCTCCAATCAGTATCGATAAACTCTGCTTTCGTTGATGCAAACGTCACAGATATACAATCTTTACTTACTAGCGCATATGGCACTAATCCACAATTTAATGCTGCTATTTATAACATAGATGCACAGCGTTATGCGGTCGATAGTGCAAAGAGTCTCTACCATCCTCAGGTTAATTTGACCGCAAGTTATGGTGCGCAAACTCGAGATCAAGCTGCACTAAATAACACCATTACCGAAGCGAGTGTCGGCGTTAATTTTTCTTATAACTTGTATAACGGTGGGTCGGACAGTGCGGCTATAAGACAGGCACTGTCACAGGTGGACTTAGCAAAAGACTTAAGAGATAAAGCCTGTATCGATATGAGACAAACGGTACAGATTGCTTACAACGACATCATCAATATTACAGAGCAACTTCCAGCGCTGAATGCACATAGACTATCTTCAGACAGAGTAAAATCAGCATATATGGACCAATTCACTATAGGTGAACGCTCTTTATTGGATTTGCTAGATTCAGAAAATGAGTACTACGAATCGAGTCGTGCTTACTTGGAAGCGCAGTATACGCTAGAAAAAGCACGAGTAAGACTGCTTGCGGCATCGGGGAGCTTAGCGCAAACGTTAGGTATAACAAAGGAAGGCGTACCTGATGTGCTAAATAAAGCAGAAGAAAAAATTAGCTACGACCCTAACTACGTATGTCCTGTAGTTCGCACTAACTTTGAAGATGAGCTAAATATTCTAAAACGCGACTCTGATGGTGACGGTATTGTTGATTTATGGGATGACTGTGTTGATTCAACGCCGGGTGCCATGGTCGATGACTTTGGTTGTGAAGCGAAAGAGCCTGAATTGGCGCCAGAACCAAGTGCTGCTGACTTCACCGTGGACAACGCAAATATAATAGAGTCATTTAACGTAAACATTGAGTTTGCCTCTAATTCTACCGAGGTTTTACCTGAGTATGAGAACTCACTTCAAGAGGTTATTGATGCGCTTAATAGTGACGCTAATTCTGGAGTGATCATTCACGGTCATGCATCTTTAGATGGAGACGCCGCCTACAATCAGCGTCTATCTGAACGTAGAGCGAAAGCTGTCGCATCAATGCTTATGACTAAAGCAAACATAGAGGCTAGAAGAATCACCGCTGTCGGTTATGGGGAAACTCGTCCGCTTGTCGATGAAGAGTCAGAAGCGGCCAATGCCCGTAATCGTAGAATTGAGGCGGCTATCATCCAGCTTCCTTCAACGCAATAG
- a CDS encoding HlyD family type I secretion periplasmic adaptor subunit — protein sequence MILKSDGEKKDWLQRLMRGWLAPPPGQDWVLEAEWSRIMQTPVKARGLLYVVLIVLFLLVVWSYFAEIDEVAKGDGKVIPSQQLQVLQSYDGGIVQEILVREGQTVERGQVLLKVDPTRFLSSLEENTTQFAALAAKVQRLSALTQDEVLRFNRELQEEAPTIVDNERKLYNSNLAELDEIAAGSDSRILQRRQDVEEERANLSQYQNVLTLSKKELAVTKPLLASGAVSEIEILRLERQIVELEGNITKSKVAIERGLNAIEEEIIKKEEARLKLVNRWNQELTEATAEMATLQQSQTSLEDVVSQADLRSPINGTVQRLLINTVGGVITPGSAVVELVPQDDQLIVEAKVSPKDIAFIREGQPAILKFSAYDFTIYGGMSAEVQHISADAITNEKDETYYLVRLETKRSIADESLDILPGMIVQVDILTGKKTVLNYILSPLFNVTASALRER from the coding sequence ATGATTTTAAAAAGTGATGGTGAAAAAAAGGACTGGTTACAGCGGCTAATGCGAGGCTGGCTTGCGCCGCCCCCAGGTCAAGATTGGGTGTTAGAAGCGGAATGGTCGCGCATTATGCAAACGCCGGTAAAAGCCCGTGGCCTGCTCTATGTCGTATTAATAGTACTGTTTTTGTTAGTGGTGTGGTCTTATTTCGCCGAGATTGATGAAGTTGCCAAAGGTGATGGGAAAGTTATTCCGTCACAGCAGCTGCAGGTGCTTCAGTCATACGATGGCGGGATAGTACAGGAAATCTTAGTACGAGAAGGACAAACCGTTGAGAGAGGCCAGGTGTTATTAAAAGTTGATCCAACGCGCTTTTTGTCCAGTTTAGAGGAAAATACTACTCAGTTTGCAGCACTTGCCGCTAAGGTTCAGCGCCTGTCTGCGCTTACCCAGGACGAGGTGTTGCGGTTTAATAGAGAGCTTCAAGAAGAAGCGCCTACCATCGTTGATAATGAGCGAAAACTCTATAACTCGAATTTAGCTGAGCTTGATGAAATTGCGGCGGGTTCTGATTCGCGTATCTTACAGCGCCGACAAGATGTTGAAGAAGAGCGAGCTAATCTATCCCAATATCAAAATGTGCTGACGCTTTCTAAAAAAGAGCTGGCGGTGACTAAACCATTGTTAGCATCTGGAGCTGTGTCGGAAATCGAAATTCTTCGATTAGAGCGTCAAATCGTCGAACTTGAAGGCAATATCACCAAATCTAAAGTTGCAATAGAGCGTGGGTTAAATGCTATTGAAGAAGAAATTATTAAGAAGGAAGAAGCCCGCCTCAAGCTAGTCAATCGATGGAATCAAGAGTTGACCGAGGCTACCGCCGAAATGGCGACGTTACAGCAGTCTCAAACGAGTTTAGAAGATGTTGTGTCGCAAGCTGACTTGCGTTCGCCTATCAATGGAACGGTTCAACGGCTACTTATCAACACGGTTGGCGGCGTTATTACACCGGGTAGCGCCGTTGTCGAGCTAGTACCTCAAGACGACCAGCTCATTGTTGAGGCCAAAGTCTCACCGAAAGACATCGCTTTTATTAGAGAAGGGCAGCCGGCCATCCTGAAATTTAGTGCATACGATTTTACAATTTATGGTGGCATGTCGGCTGAAGTTCAGCACATTAGTGCAGACGCCATCACCAATGAAAAAGATGAAACCTACTACCTTGTCAGACTTGAAACAAAGCGAAGCATTGCAGATGAATCCTTAGATATTTTGCCCGGTATGATTGTGCAAGTAGATATTTTAACGGGTAAGAAAACGGTTCTTAACTACATTTTATCGCCCTTATTTAATGTTACAGCCTCTGCGCTGAGGGAGCGTTAA
- a CDS encoding type I secretion system permease/ATPase: MKEKKVDSDISYLEKQGGVLMDCLITICHAHHLDVSRVSLLSGLPLDHGELSPTGFERAAKRAGLASRTVKRDFDHINTAILPAVLVLSDKQACVLHGLDKTHARVSYPELDDAVVEVPRDELIASYTGYVIFARPEMNAQETNAQIDKSSVGHWLWSSIRTAKGLYRDVLLASVFISLLSIALPLFVMNVYDRVVPNAALETMWALAIGVLLVLAADFLLRMLRQYFVELAASRLDVTLSAKIMEKVLSINLASKPAKSGSFINSLQSFESIRQFFGSVTLVALVDLPFGLLFVVIIAMIDFYLIIPILIGATALFLYAMKAQRVMRSLSEESMEISSRKSSLVTESVTSLEDVKAFGYQSRNQSAWEKQTIFLAKVNAKLRLVSMSVNNAALWIQQSVGVVIILTGVYLIIEGVITQGGLIAAYLLSSRAMGPVSQAAALLAQFHHAETAKNALDDIMSLPSETGSNKQIKNNVVLKGNIDANQLCFKYPDETVLALKDINFSIKQGEHVAILGKNGCGKSTLNKLLMAFYRPESGQLLLDGIDLQQYDPTLLRKQIGYVPQDVSLFHGSLKDNILPEDTHIDEAEFWEVITQCGLAKLVNGSASGIEQNVGERGCLLSGGQRQAVAMARAIVRDPAIYIMDEPTSAMDSTNEAQMKETIKAATAGKTLIINTHRTTLLDLVERVIVVENGKVIADGKKEEVLVQFRQPSQVLKRAP; encoded by the coding sequence ATGAAGGAAAAAAAGGTCGACAGCGACATATCATATCTTGAGAAACAAGGTGGCGTATTGATGGATTGTTTAATAACAATCTGCCATGCCCACCATTTGGATGTATCTCGAGTTAGCCTGCTTAGCGGACTGCCCTTAGACCACGGTGAGTTGTCTCCTACGGGGTTTGAACGCGCAGCAAAACGAGCAGGGCTCGCCAGTAGAACAGTAAAACGCGATTTCGACCATATCAATACAGCAATATTACCCGCTGTTTTAGTGTTAAGTGATAAGCAAGCTTGCGTATTACACGGGCTTGATAAAACGCATGCCAGAGTCTCATATCCGGAGCTAGATGACGCTGTGGTCGAAGTACCAAGAGATGAGCTAATTGCCAGCTATACAGGGTATGTCATTTTTGCTCGCCCCGAGATGAATGCACAAGAAACCAATGCGCAGATAGACAAGTCATCAGTAGGGCATTGGTTATGGTCGTCCATAAGAACGGCAAAAGGTTTATATCGCGACGTTCTTTTAGCGTCCGTTTTTATCAGTTTGCTTTCTATCGCATTACCCCTGTTCGTAATGAATGTTTACGACAGGGTAGTGCCAAATGCTGCGCTAGAAACCATGTGGGCACTAGCTATTGGCGTTTTACTTGTGCTAGCCGCAGATTTTTTATTGCGCATGCTTAGACAGTATTTTGTAGAGTTGGCGGCAAGTCGATTAGATGTCACGCTATCGGCGAAAATAATGGAAAAAGTGCTGTCTATAAATTTAGCGAGCAAACCTGCTAAAAGTGGCTCATTCATAAATAGCCTACAGTCTTTTGAAAGTATTCGGCAGTTTTTTGGTTCGGTCACCTTAGTGGCGTTGGTTGATTTACCCTTTGGCCTACTGTTTGTAGTCATTATCGCCATGATCGATTTTTATCTGATCATTCCAATACTTATTGGTGCTACTGCGCTTTTCCTATATGCGATGAAGGCGCAGCGGGTAATGCGCTCTTTGTCTGAAGAATCGATGGAAATTAGCTCTCGTAAAAGCTCCCTTGTAACTGAAAGCGTAACGTCGTTAGAAGACGTTAAAGCGTTTGGTTACCAAAGCAGAAATCAAAGTGCGTGGGAAAAGCAGACAATCTTCCTTGCCAAAGTCAACGCAAAACTTCGCTTAGTATCAATGTCGGTCAATAATGCAGCGCTCTGGATCCAGCAATCGGTGGGTGTGGTTATCATCCTCACTGGCGTTTACCTTATTATTGAGGGTGTGATTACACAAGGTGGTCTAATAGCCGCTTATTTACTATCAAGCCGAGCTATGGGGCCGGTTTCTCAGGCTGCCGCATTGCTTGCTCAATTCCATCACGCTGAAACCGCAAAGAATGCCCTTGATGACATTATGTCTCTGCCAAGTGAAACAGGTAGCAACAAACAGATTAAAAACAATGTCGTGCTAAAAGGGAATATTGACGCTAACCAGCTTTGCTTCAAGTATCCAGATGAAACCGTTCTCGCGCTAAAAGACATAAACTTCTCTATCAAGCAAGGAGAGCACGTTGCTATTTTGGGCAAAAACGGGTGCGGAAAGTCAACGTTAAACAAGCTTCTCATGGCTTTTTATCGCCCTGAATCGGGACAACTTTTATTGGATGGAATAGACCTTCAGCAGTATGACCCAACGCTGTTGCGTAAACAAATAGGCTATGTACCGCAAGATGTGAGCCTTTTTCACGGCTCATTAAAAGACAATATTTTGCCAGAGGATACACATATTGACGAGGCTGAGTTTTGGGAAGTCATTACCCAATGTGGGTTGGCAAAGTTAGTTAACGGAAGCGCCAGTGGCATAGAGCAAAATGTGGGCGAGCGCGGCTGCTTGCTGTCAGGTGGGCAGCGTCAGGCTGTGGCGATGGCAAGGGCCATAGTACGAGACCCTGCAATTTACATTATGGATGAACCAACTTCAGCCATGGATTCAACTAATGAAGCGCAGATGAAGGAAACGATTAAGGCGGCAACGGCAGGTAAAACTCTCATCATTAATACGCACAGAACCACATTACTAGACTTGGTAGAGCGGGTCATTGTTGTAGAAAACGGAAAAGTGATTGCCGATGGTAAAAAGGAAGAGGTACTCGTGCAGTTTAGACAACCCAGTCAAGTATTGAAGAGGGCGCCATGA